ACCTGTACAGAGTTGAGGTGGCAGTATCCGTTTAGAGGGAAGCGTATGACGTGAGTGGAATCGTGGTTCCAGCCTGCGTTGACGGAGTTGCACATGACATCTCCTATCTCTGGGAAGATGTCCTCGATGAGGGCTTTATCGCCGCTGAGCGTTATCCTTTCTCCCAGCTCGGGGGCCACGCGCACTaccacacactcacacatgcgtGAGGTGTACCTAGAGTCCTGCTCCGAACGCCAGCGCTCCAGCTCAGCCTGCAAAGGCTGCAGCTGGAAATATCGGGCCTCCTCATACAGCAGACAGTAGTcctacacacatatacacagatAGATGGCACAAATGATAGTTAAGGAACAATTCAGTCCTTGTTTATGACTGTTACagtacttttattttgtttttggacAGCCCTTGGTCACTATGAACTGTTGTATGGCAAGAGATGTGTAGGGATACTTCAAAGTATTGTTTCATcaaaaaataacagcatatggatttggagcaacatgatggtgattaaaaattggcaaaacatttaaataatgcaGCGTAAGATTTAAATTTTTACCTTAAAGTCATCTGGGATGAGCAGTTTTGAGGTCCTGAGGAAGTTTAATATGTAGCGGAACATGTGTCCATCCCGATCTATAAAATAATGCTGCTTCAGGCTGTCCAATACAATGGGCTCCGTGCCATCAAACAAACGACCAATCCTGTGAGAGGAACAGACAGAGATTAAAATATTTAGATGTAcccaaacaacaacaacgattTGTTTCCTTATGCAAGGTttttctcatacacacacacactcactcccacacacacacactgtttttCCTATCATTATAGGGACATTCCATGGGGACAcattaatggtttttatactgtactgtCTACCCCCTTACCCTAAATCTACCCCTCACACAAAACTTTCTGCAGTTTTAGATTTTCTGAAAACCTAATTCTCTTTGATTTATAAGTTTTCTCACAGAGACCAAAAATATCTCCAGAAGTTCTAACTGTACCAGTATATAGTAATATATCAGTAAATACTTGTTGTTCTCCAAAATGTAGCGAATACCAGGGACACACACAGATTTGTACAAAcacaaagttgaataaataagctttccattgatgtatggtttgttaggacatgacaatatttagccaagatacagctatttgaaaacctggaatctgagtgtgcaaaaaaaaatataataataatattaaagctgcaagcagcgatgaccgggccctcgccatatgcgcagtcaccatcccgatagcatcaggaaaacggtgcccagttggcacatgcattcacagtaaccctctgccagtttggatttaaagtttacagaattgaaagggttaattaaaatcaacacacagacacatacacacaatatttaaaattttgccatccagtttaatttgttaacattaactatattagttaacatgaacaataattaaatagcatttattaatgttaattaatattaagctaaaaaaagtattcatatattattaaaaggtacattggtacatttatttatatttgttaaaaatatttgtgggttcatgtattaataatacataataagggtattcttaaggcattataatgaatgcataataaattataaaaaaccttataatatgttgtatcatctcatgagcattcataagaacagtttcaatgtattagaatttttactttttttattatagcttttatgagtatgattacctcttcatagttataatgtataagtctcatattttgccatcttactgatgtcactttacttaaatcatacaaagaccacttataagtaataataataataattctcaaatagccattagatcaggtatcagatcagatgaatgtataatatgatcagtttaattattttgatggtacccgttagacagctttttataagtaactctgcaactgcatgtcagctagcagtaattattatttgttgtggtaaatatatgctaacactgtatttagacagttccccaaaagacaaactgattataagtaactttgcaagaacatgaaccttctacttagcctaacattaaactaagtctacactgtaaggagtgttagttggtgagagttagttgttaatagtcaatagaatagagtataatgtaaacaaaataaatctaatatgatatagtccattacaaatgaagtaggtttaaaatggtgtctactgtgtgttataaataatcataatcttaaaagttataacctctaatatttaagtattataatgtatgataattgttgttatgaatattcattggatgatataatatattatacgtttttttataatgcattatgcattcattataatgcattagaaatacccttataataggggcttcatagaaagtgttaccaaatcagtgagagacaaacaaaacatttcataatttttcattaaaaaataactaattttttatgctttttagtgtttattttaaaattatgtaaaagtattctgacagtacagtacagtacataacaactccaaataaatctatgcatttgtttccttgttgcacattgagaatgaacagaataggattagaggtaaaaaatattccttatcatacgaggacctctggtgttcatcccttgtattacagtcttcatttctccctctctcacttctggatacttttaatgtttttggggcctctgagcatgatacaattttgataccaagcgtattttctaggaatgatttgttcttcatatatacaaagttttgaagagttggtattaggcactttaaagatatatgaaaatgaatgctactttttttttactgtgactttaaaaaatcaccacatcaacaccattcaagatatcccaaatccgctcacaatttagcattttgagtatattcttatcatgttgacaaaatttggtgtgaacttcttatttctgctttgtttagtatgattttatttacagcctgatttttccaaaaatccacattcaaataaaaatagccaacttcctgtttattatagctaatgagtgttaattagaaagttgtccggcttgatgagaccaatatatgtaccgagtttggtgactgttggcaaaactaaacccccaactttggtcaaaaggtggcgctatagagtgcctcctccacgcccatttatgggcttttatcagtgtctaaatatcattaatacagatgtgtgtgttgagtttcatgaaattctaagtattttaagtggctcgaaaacacaaaaaactaaagttaaagtttgacacgttgccatggcaacatgataaaagttatcgataatgcccttcacggattgtcatcggccgtgtttcgacattattgggatgaagtttgaagcaaattgacaaaaattaagaggctgatttaaaagcatttagaaaacgttgcgctttctgctgccagttggtggcgctataactttgactcataatagtcacatctctgtgattggcttcatacgatgaacaaactgctgaagtttggtcaaaatcagacaacgtgtgtcaaagttattagacacttcctgtttctcatttctcgccataactttgtcgccccgccacggccaaaccgttcgagatatccaaaatcccctggcaattttgcgtccccaatgtcttgaggtcatgctgaccgagtttggtggccatcagtggaaaggcttaggaggagtatttcaaattccattgcatgcgctttttagacatccctgaatagctgacttcctgttaggcgaagcactgactttgagcatgaacgctgttcagaccgatgaggtctatatgtgtatgaattttgacaactgtaggtcatccggtgtgtgctccagagtccctgaaaagtcgcaatttttaacgtgatgccacgcccccccccaggtgacccccccatgtcaaagtttgtccggccctgatggccgcaggttccaatgtgtgtgcaaagtttcaagagttttcgtgtatgttaagggccccgaaatgacccaaaacattgatgaaataataataataataataataataataataataattaaagctgcaagcagcgttgaccgggccctcgccgtctggcagtcgccatcccgatagcatcaggaaaacggtgcccagttggcacatgcattcacagtaaccctctggactaaccctaactgtctctcctcctgtctgactctttctcttaccacccatcccccctccttacactcagccacttaccacacaaacacacacatagagtgcagagcagagtgagatcagatatgttttttaatttcctttcattcgtggagttttgtataattatgaaatgaactgtgtttgatcagaatgaatagttatttgtatgaaaaaagtttcaaagagttaggatgctgaactttaaatatataataaataattgaaaattgaaaatggaaaatgaaattctaggcacgctatctgcctcaaaaacacaggaaacaaatattggaatgtattttgtatttttatttatttgccatggcaacagcatttgatgcatcacagacgcctttacagactctcatcggccgtgtttttacatcattctgatgaagtttgaagaaaatagagtacaaacatattgttcgttgttcgttcgtgtgttagttcattaaccattgttaacaaaaagagaccctattttaaatagttaccatgttttatgatctacaaccatttttaaatattattttaatgatctataagcatctgtgaaataattataaacaaatatattaaaaataaatacatattaacttagttgatgtatttgtttctcattctaattaagtgaactgagcagtatagtttttattctatcagtgagattgtatatatgtatataaatcatataatttttccttaaaagattaaaaaaagattttaatgctctttaagcacctatacaaaataattatgtaaaagtacactgacagtacagtatatatcaactgattctatgtattattttcattcttatacactgagaatgagctaaatagcattattgttcaaacgattccttatcttatgaggacctctagtgttcatccctggtattagagctttaatctgacaaatttatgtgacacttttaatgtttttggggcctctgagcatgataacattttgaaactacacatatttcctaagaatttcttgttctttatatgtaaaaagttttgatgagttagaataatgcaatttaaagatatatggaaataactcttcatcttttttactgttactttcataaatcaccacatcaacaccgttcaagatatcctaaagccgttcacattttaacatcttcagtatcttggcaccatgttgacaaagtttggtgtgcactgtctgattctgctatgagtgatattaatttattcagctatatttttccaaaaatccacattcaaatcaaaatagctgacttcctgttggtcgtagctaatgggtgtaaattttttgcaaaaaaaaaatctggtgatcaaaaatgattaggctgtagttaagaactgttagttttattgacagttagaatgttttgtatatgcagacaagggctttatgatgggcctgatttgaatttagaaaaatgttttatttcttaaacatgtttgaagttcttaatagatttcacttttgcacatttagtctttttattttttttacagtaatgtgcattttgcagtttgtttacatggtgtacattggatgcacatatttatgacttcttgttacagtattcatttaaaataaaagttgttgtcgaattgccaaattggtcacaatacccaaacctaattcacatcctaatgaataaacaaccaagagtttaaatatccccttctatctcctcctctctgactctctctttccacccctcccccctccccactctcaccctaacactcaaaaaacacacacccacttaccacgcacacacataagtgcagagcagagagggatcagatttgttttttaattttcattaattcatagatctttgtataattatgaaatgaatggtgtctgatcagaatgactagtagtctgtatgaaaaaagtttcaaagactttggatggtgcactttaaagatataataaaattacggctatctttttttactccgatttcaatcaattaccacatcaacaccgttcaagatatcctaaatctgctcgcaatttagcatcttcagaatgttggcatcatgtcaaaaaagtttggtgtgaattggttggttttcccgagagaagtatataaaattccacagcctgatttttccaaatatccacattcaaatcaaaatagccgacttcctgtcgatcgtagctaatgggtgtaaattagaaatgtttctggcttgatgagatcaatatatgtaccgtgtttggtgactgtaggacaaacgaaacccccaacttttgtcaaaaggtggcgctatggagcgcctgctccacgcccatttatgggcttttatcagtgtctaaatatcattaatacagatgtgtgtgtgaagtttcatgaaattctgagtattttaagtggctccaaaacacaaaaagctaaagttaaagtttgacacgttgccatggcaacatgataaaagttatcgataatgcaattcacagattctcattggccatgtttcaacattattgagatgaagtttgaagcaaattgagtaaaataaagaggttgatttaaaagcatttagaaaacgttccgctttgtgctgccagttggtggcgctataactttgactcctaatagtcacatctctgtgatcggcatcatacgatgaacaaactgctgaagtttggtcaaaatcagacaaagtgtgttaaagttattagacacttcctgtttctcatttctcgccataactttgtcgccccgccacggccaaaccgttcgagatatcaaaaatcccctggcaattttgcgtccccaatgtcttgaggtcatgctgaccgagtttggtggcaatcggtggaaaggcttgggaggagtatttcaaattccattgcatgcgctttttagacatccctgaatagctgacttcctgttgggcgaagcactgactttgagcatgaaagttgttcggcccgattaggtctatatgtgtatgaattttgataaatgtaggtcaactggtgtgtgctccagagtcccccaaaagtaaaaatttttaacgctgtgccacgccccccccaggtgacccccccatgtcaaagtttgtccggccctgatggccgcaggttccaatgtgtgtgcaaagtttcaagagttttcgtgtatgttaagggccccgaaatgacccaaaacattgatgaaataataataataataatccttagaaaaacaatagggccttcgcccattctgggctcgggccctaataatccttagaaaaacaatagggccttcgcccttttgggctcgggccctaattactATATTACTGCATATTACTACTcagaaattaggttttgatatatttatggcaggaaatttacaaaatatcttcatgaaacatgatctctACTTACTATCctattgttttttggcataaaagaaaattcaacaattttgacccatacaatgtatttttggctattgctactaatatacccgtgctacttatgactggttttgtggtttagggtcacatataatatatttacagttggatttcaaacttttttatgtttttttttttttttgcgctcgATAAACATTActtgttattaatttttttaatatttctgaagttaatttaatatttctgtaagtTTGAGgatttttaaatgaacaaaaggtaccaaaaaaaaaaaaattattttaaatggacTTAATTATATAACTGATATGATATAAACTGATgtttttttcttagatttttttttaacttttttattggtattttttttatttcaccatGTTTTTCCCAAGTAACTATAATTAAGTATGTAAAACTAATTCAAAGTTCACATTCTCACATAGCCTACAATCAGTCTGACAGCAGTTTCATGTGCTTCTACACACAATAAATTTAAGATAAACTGCACTAACCCAAATTCCACAATATACTTGTTTATAAATGATGCCATGTGAAATTAATACATAGTGATCCTTTCTATATGTTTTAAAAGGCCAGATATTGGACAGTTAATggtcttttaaagggatagttgacccaaaaatgaaaattctgtcattaattactcaccctcatgtcattacaaacccgtaagaccttcgttcatcttcagaacacaaagtaagatatttttgatgaaattcgagagctttctgaccctgcatagacagcaatgcaactgaaacgttcccaggcccagaaaggtagcaaggccATCATtaatatagtccatgtgacatcaatggttcaactgtaatgttttaaagctatgagaataatactaaaattaacgatggactattttaacaatgtccttactgcctttctgggccttgaatgtgtctatgtaggctcagaaagctctcggatttcatcaaaaatatcttaatttgtgttccgaagataaacggaggtcttacgggtttggaacaaagtgagggtgagtaattaatgacagaattgtgaaACAATCTGAGAGAAAACTGTTGTGACAAGGTGCTTCTTGGGTGTTCTTGGATTTAATGGACATTTGAAAACCACTGTACTAAAATATTCATGAAAAACAATCATCTGAGGGCGCTCATATAAATACATGACTATCCGACAGCGGACTTTGACAGTTGTTTCGGTCAGCACAGTGTGCCTGAACTGTAGCCTGCATCAGCATCACGGAGGGCATAGCTGGAGGCGGCAACCATCATTGCTCCTGACGACGCAAATGTCATCATCCAGCTCCCTGCTTCCTGGCTTTCTGATGAGTATGTTGTCATATTGATGTTGTTTGTGATAAAGTAGCCAAGGGGGGAATGGATCACAACTGTCACTGATGCGCCAATGCTCTCTGAAACATCTATTTGACAATTACAAAGGCTTTCCAAAGACCTATACTAGACCCGTTTGATACTATACAAAACCATATGTGTGAGACTTAGCATTTCTGTGCCAGTGTAAGGGACAGTGGGAGGCGGAAACCGTGTGAGACATGTGAGCAGTTGTGAGACAGGATGCTAGTCTGGCTCAAAGTGCTTCAGGCTCCTTTTGGCCTGTGCTCTGATGTTTGACTCAGTCAGCAGCTACAAGACAATAATGCTCTTTGGCATTGCAGAAATATACCGGTCAGTGAGCTAATGAGCACAGacaagccacacacacacacacacacacacacacacacacacatacatgcacacaaaacacacacatatggAGCAAACACACTTCATGAAGGACTTGTGAACGGACGTGTTTAGAGGATGACATGCATTTTGAAAATTTTAGGCTGCCAAACTAATTGGAAGATAGAGGATAAAATGTCACTTTGGCAAAAAGAACACCTTTTCCTTTTCGAAAAGGGAAGCTTGTTTCTAAAATTTCCAATTCCTGGGTCTGGAATCAATTCCACACTGTTGCTTTCAATTcttttttccctttctttttaAAGATTTTAGAAACATGTTCGCTTAATCTTGCTGCGACTACATGATATGAAAGCTTCCATCCTTTTAAACCTCCTTAAAAATGGATGAAAAGATAATAGATGCTGATAATGATCATTCATTATCTTTTCATGTAGTCCAGAATGGTGCTCAAAGTTTATGAGATTTTAAAGACCTAGAACAAATCTGTATTGTGTGTTTTAGGTGCAAAACTTATTCAAGACGTAGGTTaatcaatatttgctttttaacaTGCAGGATCACAGAATGAAACAATGGCAACAAACGTCATTAACCTAAGTGAATTAAAAGTAATAATCAGCAATATGCTTTACTTGAATGTTTCAaatgtcacattttcttggttaaataattaCTTGCACTATGAGGGGAAAACAATGTTATCAATATTCTATTATTTAAAACCTTCGTAATCTTATctcaatttagttttttaaagacttttacatttacttcaaaataataactcaaggcagtaacaatttatttgatttgtgttttattttattttaactcatgttcagctattctttttaatagttaactatttttgaattaaTCATTCATCAAATCTCTGTAAATCTTGGTCACAGATGTGGAGATCTACTTTACATTACACAAAGCTGATTagtcactaaaaactcccacagatcatgttttcatgccattttaagtcttattttttcCCATTatcgccattatattgttcattaaagaattagtttacttccagaacaaaaatgtacagataaaccatcccagccaatgaagaagggactaatctagcgaaacaatcggttatctttttaaaaaactacactttatacactttttaaccacatatgcttatcttgtctatagctctgcaatgcacatctctgtgtactccagttcaatacagttagggtatgtcaaaaaaacacccttcaaaatcgtcctacatcggtgcagaagtactgacccaatgtttacaaagtgaacgtgcaaagaagatcaaatgcccttcactaaaaaaaaaaaaaaaaaaaaaaaaaaggtaaaacagcgatgcagaaagattttgaagttgaaggagaaaatgagatgggagttttttgacataccccaactgtattgaaccgcaatacacagagttcacgcagagctagacaagacaagcatttgcagttaaaaagtgtataaatggtcattttttcttttagaaaataacagattgttttactagataagatccttcttcctcatttagagccctttgaagctgcgctgaaactttattttggaagttcaaactcgcgggcaccatagaagtccactatggagaaaattcctgaaatgttttcctcaaaaaacataatttctttagaactgaagaaagaaggacataaacatcttgacaagggggtaagtaaattatctgtatatttttgttctggaagtgaaccaatcctttaacgccattatattgttcattaagGCTGATTCACGAACATGGAACGTGtacgaacacaagaggcgggactTATCGAATGTACCAATCACAGACCAGTGTCGCCAAGTCCGTGGTTTTCcagtggaattgggctactttaacactgttgccacagGGTTTtttatgtccgcgggttgaaatGACCCTAATAACGTAATATTTAgaccctggaatgctaattttacaaGTGGAACGCTATTTTTACAGGGGGACCACCCTCAAAAtgcgattgggctacttttgggctacttttgagtagcaattgggtgggttttgttgtgaaaacctggcaaccctgtcacAGACGAACATatccagtcatatccaatcatactgcaatagaggcattgcctcctctcatataactttacctgctggtgtcgctgttggacagtgtttctttagaaaacgagtgatttatacactttttaatgctatattttgtaatactggcattgttttattttcataCTACAATTTGCCTCCCTTGGCTCCTCGGAGGAAACACCCCTGCATGACATTGATTTGTTAGAACAGGTCGATTCTCGATTCGCAACACATCAGAACTGATTCTTTTTGGAACCTAATTGTGTCCATTATggttttgtgtctgtgtgtgaaatTTACCTGGACTCTGGGTATTTGGTTAATGTGGCCAGGCTGCTGGTGTACATGTGACCCCCCACATCAATGTGGACCGGCGCGTTGGCTTTCGTGAGCTGTGCAGGTGTGGGGATGCCAGCTGTGCCCAAGGGGGAGACCGGCGAATGTGCCAAAATCGGCCGAGTCGACATGCCCACACTGTTGCTGCGATTTTcctgagagaaaaaaagatgaTAGGTAAGACAGGCAATTTTAAGATTAATATTCAATATTCAGTATGCTCCTGATGAAGGTCGTGTGACCGAAACGTTGTGTCAATAAATATTACTTCTTCGCAAGTTACGATAGTGTGCGAGAattgcttgtctgttgaaacgATCCACTTGGTTGGTCTTATTATCCTACGCACCTATCACTTGCAGGTGTGCGATGGAGTTTGTTCACTAAGATTAATATTCATAACAGGAGGTTGAATGAGTCAACATTTGAAACCCATTTTACTTTgttgaaaaaaaactttttttttttccaagcagaCATTGACACATTATGgctctggcttctggtctcatccacgtccagctatttttagctgaacAAAACAAGCTCGTTttcctgcttgatattgcaaattggtgtgtattaccatattattttaatgaattatcttaattatgagcacactggtttgtagtgcaaacagttttaccgtttactgcacgttgttattctttttgttatttccctatagcggctaatgaaccagaagtctcacccacaGGCTTGCTTCCATGTTAAAGAATAAGCAGATCTCACTAGCTCAAACCAACAACCTACAGCCCCTTTGTCCAGAAAACCAGTAGCTTAGCCATTCAACCGAAGCAAGGTTTTAAAACACCACAGGGCAACGGTGTTTCTGGGAATCAACTTTTAAATGGTTTGCTTTTAGCACTCTGCACGCTAACTAGAGTAGGAAAGTATTTTAGCAGAAACAATTCAAAAGGCCTCTTCATTTGGTTAATGTGTCATGAGTGTGGAATTGGAGCACAGCGCTAAATGGTTTACACCATAAACACAGATAATCATTTCTACCTTGACAACTATAAGTGGAAATAATTAAATTGACCCGTTACGGCATTAACGGTGATTTGGCTGTCAGCGCTACACAACATTACAGTAGCACCACTCTCATTAGGGGCTCGTTCCATGGGCTTCGTCTGACATAATATTTGCTTGTGCTGGGAAATAACTGCTTGCTAAATCTCAATGGTCACTCTCTACTGAGGCGCAATGAAACAGCCATGGGCAGAGTTCCCTTTAAAGACGAAAAACAGGAAAAAAGTAAACTGTAACATAAGTATGCTTGTGTACTTAGTGCACTATCAATGCATTTTTCGCCCAGAGCGGAGTAATGCTATCTGAGTCGACTGTCTTACAAAATGAAACGCGCTGAGAGAATGAGTACAGCGGACTGGCTTATACAGCGACCTGAAAAACAAGCATTAACCCTTGGTACTACACAGAACATGTGCAAGTAAACATGCATTCGGGCTAGCACATTAAAGCACTAATGATAAACATCTCTGGCACAACTGGGTGTTTTAGCGGGTGCTGTTTTCTAATGGTGGCTGAATGGGGCGTTAT
The window above is part of the Garra rufa chromosome 13, GarRuf1.0, whole genome shotgun sequence genome. Proteins encoded here:
- the kctd1 gene encoding BTB/POZ domain-containing protein KCTD1 isoform X2 — encoded protein: MFQENRSNSVGMSTRPILAHSPVSPLGTAGIPTPAQLTKANAPVHIDVGGHMYTSSLATLTKYPESRIGRLFDGTEPIVLDSLKQHYFIDRDGHMFRYILNFLRTSKLLIPDDFKDYCLLYEEARYFQLQPLQAELERWRSEQDSRYTSRMCECVVVRVAPELGERITLSGDKALIEDIFPEIGDVMCNSVNAGWNHDSTHVIRFPLNGYCHLNSVQVLERLQQRGFEIAASCGGGVDSTQFSEYVLRREIKRSHRGVMTSVIRIKQEPLD